Proteins found in one Sesamum indicum chloroplast, complete genome genomic segment:
- the rpoC1 gene encoding RNA polymerase beta' subunit: protein MNQNFSSMIDRYKHQQLRIGLVSPQQISAWATKILPNGEIVGEVTKPYTFHYKTNKPEKDGLFCERIFGPIKSGICACGNYRVIGDEKEDPKFCEQCGVEFVDSRIRRYQMGYIKLACPVTHVWYLKRLPSYIANLLDKPLKELEGLVYCDVYPNFSFARPITKKPTFLRLRGLFEYEIQSWKYSIPLFFTTQGFDTFRNREISTGAGAIREQLADLDLRIILDNSLVEWKELGEEGTTGNEWEDRKVGRRKDFLVRRMELAKHFLRTNIEPEWMVLCLLPVLPPELRPIIQIDGGKLMSSDINELYRRVIYRNNTLTDLLTTSRSTPGELVMCQEKLVQEAVDTLLDNGIRGQPMRDGHNKVYKSFSDVIEGKEGRFRETLLGKRVDYSGRSVIVVGPSLSLHRCGLPREIAIELFQTFVIRGLIRQHLASNIGVAKSKIREKEPIVWEILQEVMQGHPVLLNRAPTLHKLGIQSFQPVLVEGRAICLHPLVCKGFNADFDGDQMAVHVPLSLEAQAEARLLMFSHMNLLSPAIGDPISVPTQDMLIGLYVLTSGNRRGICVNRYNPWNRRNYQNKRSENNNYKYTKEPFFSNSYDAIGAYRQKRINLDSPLWLRWRLDQRVIASRETPIEVHYESLGTYYEIYGHYLIVRSIKKEILFIYIRTTVGHISLYREIEEAIQGFSQACSYGT from the exons ATAAATCAGAATTTTTCTTCTATGATCGATCGGTATAAACATCAACAGCTACGAATTGGATTAGTTTCTCCTCAACAAATAAGCGCTTGGGCCACTAAAATCCTGCCTAATGGGGAGATAGTTGGAGAGGTGACAAAACCCTATACTTTTCATTACAAAACCAATAAACCGGAAAAAGATGGATTATTTTGTGAAAGAATTTTTGGGCCTATCAAAAGTGGAATTTGTGCTTGTGGAAATTATCGAGTAATCGGAGATGAAAAAGAAGACCCGAAATTTTGTGAACAATGCGGAGTCGAATTTGTTGATTCTCGGATACGAAGATATCAAATGGGCTACATCAAACTCGCATGCCCAGTAACCCATGTGTGGTATTTAAAACGTCTTCCCAGTTATATTGCGAATCTTTTAGATAAACCTCTTAAAGAATTAGAAGGCCTAGTATACTGCGATGTG TATCCCAATTTTTCTTTTGCTAGGCCCATAACGAAAAAACCCACTTTCTTGCGATTACGAGGTTTATTCGAATATGAAATCCAATCTTGGAAATACAGCATCCCACTTTTTTTTACTACCCAGGGCTTCGATACATTTCGCAATCGAGAAATCTCTACTGGTGCAGGTGCTATTCGAGAACAATTAGCCGATCTAGATTTACGCATTATTCTAGATAATTCGTTGGTAGAATGGAAAGAATTAGGGGAAGAAGGGACCACAGGGAATGAATGGGAAGATCGAAAGGTTGGAAGAAGAAAGGATTTTTTGGTTAGACGCATGGAATTGGCTAAGCATTTTCTTCGAACAAATATAGAACCAGAATGGATGGTTTTGTGTCTATTACCAGTTCTTCCTCCTGAGTTAAGACCGATCATTCAGATAGATGGGGGTAAATTAATGAGCTCGGATATTAATGAACTCTATAGAAGAGTTATCTATCGGAACAATACTCTTACCGATCTATTAACAACAAGTAGATCTACGCCAGGAGAATTAGTAATGTGTCAGGAGAAATTAGTACAAGAAGCCGTCGATACACTTCTTGATAATGGAATCCGCGGGCAACCAATGAGGGACGGTCATAATAAAGTTTACAAGTCATTTTCAGATGTAATTGAAGGAAAAGAGGGAAGATTTCGTGAGACTCTGCTTGGCAAACGGGTCGATTATTCAGGGCGTTCCGTCATTGTCGTAGGTCCTTCACTTTCATTACATCGATGTGGATTGCCGCGAGAAATAGCAATAGAACTTTTCCAGACATTTGTAATTCGTGGTCTAATTAGACAACATCTTGCTTCGAACATAGGAGTTGCTAAGAGTAAAATTCGGGAAAAAGAACCGATTGTATGGGAAATACTTCAGGAAGTTATGCAGGGGCATCCTGTATTGCTGAATAGAGCACCCACTCTGCATAAATTAGGCATACAGTCATTCCAGCCCGTTTTAGTGGAGGGGCGTGCTATTTGTTTACATCCATTAGTTTGTAAGGGATTCAATGCAGATTTTGATGGGGATCAAATGGCTGTTCATGTACCTTTATCTTTGGAGGCTCAAGCGGAGGCCCGTTTACTTATGTTTTCTCATATGAATCTTTTGTCTCCAGCTATTGGAGATCCCATTTCCGTACCAACTCAAGATATGCTTATTGGACTCTATGTATTAACGAGCGGGAATCGTCGAGGTATTTGTGTAAATAGGTATAATCCATGGAATCGCAGAAACTATCAAAATAAAAGAAGTGAGAATAATAATTATAAGTATACGAAAGAACCTTTTTTTTCTAATTCCTATGATGCAATTGGAGCTTATCGGCAGAAACGAATCAATTTAGATAGTCCTTTGTGGCTCCGGTGGCGACTAGATCAACGCGTTATTGCTTCAAGAGAAACTCCCATCGAAGTTCACTATGAATCTTTAGGCACTTATTATGAGATTTATGGACACTATCTAATAGTAAGAAGTATAAAAAAAGAAATTCTTTTTATATACATTCGAACCACTGTTGGTCATATTTCTCTTTATCGAGAAATCGAAGAAGCCATACAGGGGTTTTCTCAGGCCTGTTCATATGGTACCTAA
- the psbD gene encoding photosystem II protein D2 produces MTIALGKFTKDENDLFDIMDDWLRRDRFVFVGWSGLLLFPCAYFALGGWFTGTTFVTSWYTHGLASSYLEGCNFLTAAVSTPANSLAHSLLLLWGPEAQGDFTRWCQLGGLWTFVALHGAFALIGFMLRQFELARSVQLRPYNAIAFSGPIAVFVSVFLIYPLGQSGWFFAPSFGVAAIFRFILFFQGFHNWTLNPFHMMGVAGVLGAALLCAIHGATVENTLFEDGDGANTFRAFNPTQAEETYSMVTANRFWSQIFGVAFSNKRWLHFFMLFVPVTGLWMSALGVVGLALNLRAYDFVSQEIRAAEDPEFETFYTKNILLNEGIRAWMAAQDQPHENLIFPEEVLPRGNAL; encoded by the coding sequence ATGACTATAGCCCTTGGTAAATTTACCAAAGACGAAAATGATTTATTTGATATTATGGATGACTGGTTACGGAGGGACCGTTTCGTTTTTGTAGGCTGGTCCGGCCTATTGCTCTTTCCTTGTGCCTATTTCGCTTTAGGGGGTTGGTTCACAGGTACAACCTTTGTAACTTCATGGTATACCCATGGATTGGCCAGTTCCTATTTGGAAGGCTGTAATTTCTTAACGGCCGCAGTTTCTACTCCTGCTAATAGTTTAGCGCATTCTTTATTGTTACTATGGGGTCCTGAAGCACAAGGAGATTTTACTCGTTGGTGTCAATTAGGCGGTCTGTGGACTTTTGTTGCTCTGCATGGCGCTTTCGCACTAATAGGTTTCATGTTACGTCAATTTGAGCTTGCTCGATCTGTTCAATTGCGACCTTATAATGCAATCGCATTCTCTGGTCCAATTGCTGTTTTTGTTTCTGTATTCTTGATTTATCCACTAGGGCAGTCTGGTTGGTTCTTTGCACCTAGTTTTGGTGTAGCAGCTATATTTCGATTCATCCTCTTTTTTCAAGGATTTCATAATTGGACGCTGAACCCATTTCATATGATGGGAGTTGCCGGTGTATTGGGGGCTGCTTTGCTATGCGCTATTCATGGTGCTACCGTAGAAAATACTTTATTTGAAGATGGTGATGGTGCAAATACATTCCGTGCTTTTAACCCAACTCAAGCTGAAGAAACTTATTCAATGGTCACCGCTAACCGCTTTTGGTCCCAAATCTTTGGGGTTGCTTTTTCCAATAAACGTTGGTTACATTTCTTTATGTTATTTGTACCAGTAACCGGTTTATGGATGAGTGCTCTTGGAGTAGTCGGTTTGGCCCTGAACCTACGTGCCTATGACTTCGTTTCTCAGGAAATTCGCGCAGCGGAAGATCCGGAATTTGAGACTTTCTACACCAAAAATATTCTATTAAACGAAGGTATTCGTGCTTGGATGGCGGCTCAAGATCAGCCTCATGAAAACCTTATATTCCCTGAGGAGGTTCTACCACGTGGAAACGCTCTTTAA
- the rpoC2 gene encoding RNA polymerase beta'' subunit, producing MEVLMAERANLVFHNKVIDGTAMKRLISRLIDHFGMAYTSHILDQVKTLGFQQATATSISLGIDDLLTIPSKRWLVQDAEQQSLILEKHHHYGNVHAVEKLRQSIEIWYATSEYLRQEMNPNFRMTDPFNPVHIMSFSGARGNASQVHQLVGMRGLMSDPQGQMIDLPIQSNLREGLSLTEYIISCYGARKGVVDTAVRTSDAGYLTRRLVEVVQHIVVRRTDCGTVRGISVSPQNGMMPERIFIQTLIGRVLADDIYMGTRCIATRNQDIGIGLVNRFITFRAQPIAIRTPFTCRSASWICRLCYGRSPTHGDLVELGEAVGIIAGQSIGEPGTQLTLRTFHTGGVFTGGTAEHVRAPSNGKIKFNEDLVHPTRTRHGHPAFLCSINLYVTIESEDIRHNVNIPPQSFLLVQNDQYVESEQVIAEIRAGTSTLNFKEKVRKHIYSDSDGEMHWSTDVYHAPEFTYGNVHLLPKTSHLWILLGGPCRSSPVSLSLHKDQDQMSAQSRSVKRRSTSNLSGTNDQSRQKFFTSDFSGKKEDRIPDYLDLSRIIYTGLCNLIDPTILYQNSDLFSKRRRNRFIIPLQSIQERENELMPPSGISIEIPINGIFRRNSILAYFDDPRYRRKSSGITKYGTLEMHSIVKKEDLIEYRGGKEFRPKYQMKVDRFFFIPEEVHILPGSSSIMVRNNSIIGVDTQITLNIRSRVAGLVRVERKKKRIELKIFSGDIHFPGETDKISRHSGVLIPPGTGKQNCKESKKWKNWIYVQRITPSKKKYFVLVRPVVTYEITDGITLATLFPPDLLQERDNVQLRVVNYILYGNGKPIRGISDTNIQLVRTCLVLNWDPDKKSSSSQEARASFVEIRANGLIRHFLRIDLVKSTISYIGKRNDPSGSGLFSDNGSDCTNTNPFSSSYCKARIQQPLNQNQRTIHTLLNRNTGFQSLIILSSSNCFRMGPFNGVKYHNVIKESIKITKDPLIPIKNSLGPLGTAFLIANVYSFYHLITHNQILVNNYLQLDNLKQTFQVINLSTYYLMDENAKIYNPDPCSNIIFNLNWYFLHPNYCQETSTLMSLGQFICENICIAKNAPHLKSGQVILVQVDSVVIRSAKPYLATPGATVHGHYGEILYEGDTLITFIYEKSRSGDITQGLPKVEQVLEVRSIDSISMNLEKRVEGWNERITRILGMPWAFLIGAELTIVQSRISLVNKIQKVYRSQGVQIHNRHIEIIVRQITSKVLVSEDGMSNVFSPGELIGLLRAERMGRALEEAVCYRALLLGITRASLNTQSFISEASFQETARVLAKAALRGRVDWLKGLKENVVLGGMIPVGTGLKGLVPPSKQHNKGPLETKKNNLFEGETRDILFHHRKLFDSFLSKNFHDRPEQSFIGFNDS from the coding sequence ATGGAGGTACTTATGGCAGAACGGGCCAATCTGGTATTTCACAATAAAGTGATAGACGGAACTGCCATGAAACGACTTATAAGTAGATTAATAGATCACTTCGGAATGGCATATACATCACACATCCTGGATCAAGTAAAGACTCTGGGTTTTCAACAAGCTACTGCTACATCCATTTCATTAGGAATTGATGATCTTTTAACAATACCCTCGAAGAGATGGCTAGTTCAAGATGCTGAACAACAAAGTTTGATTTTGGAAAAACACCATCATTATGGGAATGTACACGCGGTAGAAAAATTACGCCAATCCATTGAAATATGGTATGCCACAAGTGAATATTTGCGACAAGAAATGAATCCTAATTTTAGGATGACTGACCCCTTTAATCCAGTTCATATAATGTCTTTTTCGGGAGCTAGAGGAAATGCATCTCAGGTACATCAATTAGTAGGTATGAGAGGATTAATGTCGGACCCTCAAGGACAAATGATTGATTTACCCATTCAAAGCAATTTACGCGAAGGGCTTTCGTTAACAGAATATATCATTTCTTGCTACGGAGCCCGTAAAGGGGTTGTGGATACTGCTGTACGAACATCAGATGCTGGATATCTCACGCGCAGACTTGTTGAAGTAGTTCAACACATTGTTGTACGTCGAACAGATTGTGGCACCGTCCGCGGTATTTCTGTGAGTCCTCAGAATGGGATGATGCCAGAAAGGATTTTTATCCAAACATTAATTGGTCGTGTATTAGCCGATGATATATATATGGGCACACGGTGTATTGCCACTAGAAATCAAGACATTGGGATTGGACTTGTAAATCGATTCATAACCTTTCGAGCACAACCAATAGCTATTCGAACTCCTTTTACTTGTCGGAGTGCATCTTGGATCTGTCGATTATGTTATGGCCGGAGTCCTACTCATGGCGACCTGGTTGAATTGGGAGAAGCTGTAGGTATTATTGCAGGCCAATCGATTGGAGAACCGGGTACTCAATTAACATTAAGAACTTTTCATACCGGCGGAGTATTCACGGGGGGTACTGCAGAACATGTGCGAGCCCCTTCTAATGGAAAAATAAAATTCAATGAGGATTTGGTTCATCCGACACGTACACGACATGGGCATCCCGCGTTTCTATGTTCTATAAACTTGTACGTAACTATTGAGAGTGAAGATATTCGACATAATGTAAATATTCCACCCCAAAGTTTTCTTTTAGTTCAAAATGATCAATATGTAGAATCCGAACAAGTGATTGCTGAGATTCGTGCAGGAACATCCACTTTGAATTTTAAAGAGAAGGTTCGAAAACATATTTATTCTGACTCAGACGGAGAAATGCACTGGAGCACCGATGTGTATCATGCACCCGAATTTACATACGGGAATGTTCATCTATTACCAAAAACAAGTCATTTATGGATATTATTAGGGGGGCCGTGCAGATCCAGTCCAGTCTCACTTTCGCTCCACAAGGATCAAGATCAAATGAGTGCGCAGTCTCGTTCTGTCAAGAGAAGATCTACTTCTAACCTCTCAGGAACGAATGATCAGTCGAGACAAAAATTCTTTACTTCGGATTTTTCGGGTAAAAAAGAAGATAGGATTCCTGATTATTTAGACCTTAGTCGAATTATATATACTGGTCTTTGTAATCTCATAGATCCGACCATTCTCTACCAGAATTCTGATTTATTCTCAAAGAGGCGAAGAAATAGATTCATCATTCCACTCCAATCGATTCAAGAACGCGAGAACGAACTAATGCCCCCTTCAGGTATCTCGATTGAAATTCCCATCAATGGCATTTTCCGTAGAAATAGTATTCTTGCTTATTTCGACGATCCTCGATACAGAAGAAAGAGTTCGGGCATTACTAAATATGGGACTCTAGAAATGCATTCAATCGTCAAAAAAGAGGATTTGATTGAGTATCGAGGAGGCAAGGAATTTAGGCCAAAATACCAAATGAAAGTGGATCGGTTTTTTTTCATTCCCGAGGAAGTGCATATCTTACCCGGATCTTCTTCTATAATGGTACGGAACAATAGTATCATTGGGGTAGATACACAAATTACTTTAAATATAAGAAGCCGAGTAGCCGGGTTGGTCCGAGTGGAGAGAAAAAAAAAAAGAATTGAACTTAAAATCTTTTCTGGAGATATCCATTTTCCTGGAGAGACAGATAAGATATCCCGACATAGCGGCGTTTTGATACCACCAGGAACAGGAAAACAAAATTGCAAGGAATCCAAAAAATGGAAAAATTGGATCTATGTTCAACGGATCACACCTAGCAAGAAAAAGTATTTTGTTTTGGTTCGGCCTGTCGTCACATATGAAATAACGGACGGTATAACTTTAGCAACGCTTTTCCCCCCGGATCTGTTGCAGGAAAGGGATAATGTGCAACTTCGAGTTGTCAATTATATCCTTTATGGAAATGGTAAACCAATTCGAGGAATTTCTGATACTAATATTCAATTAGTTCGGACTTGTTTAGTATTGAATTGGGATCCAGACAAAAAAAGTTCTTCTAGTCAAGAAGCCCGTGCTTCCTTTGTTGAAATAAGGGCAAATGGTTTGATTCGACATTTCCTAAGAATCGACTTGGTGAAATCCACTATTTCATATATCGGAAAAAGGAATGATCCATCGGGCTCAGGATTGTTCTCTGATAATGGATCAGATTGCACCAATACCAATCCGTTTTCTTCCAGTTATTGCAAGGCAAGAATTCAACAACCCCTTAATCAAAATCAAAGAACTATTCATACGTTGTTGAATAGAAATACGGGATTCCAATCGTTGATAATTTTGTCATCATCCAATTGTTTTCGAATGGGTCCATTCAACGGTGTAAAATATCACAATGTGATAAAAGAATCAATTAAAATTACAAAAGATCCTCTAATTCCAATTAAGAATTCGCTGGGGCCTTTAGGAACAGCCTTTCTAATTGCGAATGTTTATTCATTTTACCATTTAATAACTCATAATCAGATCTTGGTAAATAACTATTTGCAACTTGACAATTTAAAACAGACTTTTCAAGTAATTAATCTTTCTACATATTATTTAATGGATGAAAATGCGAAAATTTATAACCCCGATCCATGCAGTAACATTATTTTCAATTTGAATTGGTATTTTCTCCACCCCAATTATTGTCAAGAAACATCTACATTAATGAGTCTTGGGCAGTTTATTTGTGAAAATATATGTATAGCCAAAAACGCACCACACCTAAAATCGGGTCAAGTTATACTTGTTCAAGTTGACTCTGTAGTAATACGATCAGCTAAGCCTTATTTGGCCACTCCAGGAGCAACTGTTCATGGCCATTATGGGGAAATCCTGTACGAAGGAGATACTTTAATTACATTTATATATGAAAAATCGAGATCTGGTGATATAACCCAGGGGCTTCCAAAAGTGGAACAGGTGTTAGAAGTGCGTTCGATTGATTCAATATCGATGAATCTAGAAAAGAGGGTTGAGGGTTGGAACGAACGTATAACAAGAATTCTTGGAATGCCGTGGGCATTCTTGATTGGTGCTGAGCTAACTATAGTGCAAAGTCGTATCTCTTTGGTTAATAAGATCCAAAAGGTTTATCGATCCCAGGGGGTGCAGATTCATAATAGGCATATAGAAATTATTGTACGTCAAATAACATCAAAGGTCTTGGTTTCAGAAGATGGAATGTCTAATGTTTTTTCACCCGGAGAACTAATTGGATTGTTGCGAGCAGAACGAATGGGGCGCGCGCTGGAAGAAGCGGTTTGTTACCGAGCGCTCTTATTGGGAATAACAAGAGCATCTCTCAATACTCAAAGTTTCATATCTGAAGCGAGTTTTCAAGAAACTGCTCGAGTTTTAGCAAAAGCAGCTCTCCGGGGTCGAGTCGATTGGTTGAAAGGCCTGAAAGAGAACGTTGTTTTGGGGGGTATGATACCCGTTGGTACCGGATTGAAAGGATTAGTGCCCCCTTCAAAACAACATAACAAGGGCCCTTTGGAAACAAAAAAAAACAATCTATTCGAGGGGGAAACGAGAGATATTTTGTTTCACCACAGAAAATTATTTGATTCTTTTCTTTCAAAGAATTTCCATGATAGACCAGAACAATCATTTATAGGATTTAATGATTCCTAA
- the psbM gene encoding PSII M protein: MEVNILAFIATALFILVPTAFLLIIYVKTVSQND, encoded by the coding sequence ATGGAAGTCAATATTCTTGCATTTATTGCTACTGCACTATTCATTCTAGTTCCTACCGCTTTTCTACTTATCATTTATGTAAAAACAGTCAGTCAAAATGATTAA
- the petN gene encoding cytochrome b6/f complex subunit VIII, which translates to MDIVSLAWAALMVVFTFSLSLVVWGRSGL; encoded by the coding sequence ATGGATATAGTAAGTCTCGCTTGGGCTGCTTTAATGGTAGTCTTTACATTTTCCCTTTCACTCGTAGTGTGGGGAAGAAGTGGGCTCTAG
- the rpoB gene encoding RNA polymerase beta subunit, with protein MLGDANEAMSTIPGFNQIQFEGFCRFIDQGLTEELYKFPKIEDTDHEIEFQLFVERYQLVEPLIKERNAVYESLTYSSELYVSAGLIWKTSRDMQEQTILIGNIPLMNSLGTSIVNGIYRIVINQILQSPGIYYRSELDHNGISVYTGTIISDWGGRSELEIDRKARIWARVSRKQKISILVLSSAMGSNLREILDNVYYPEIFLSFLNDKERKKIGSKENAILEFYQQFACVGGDPVFSESLCKELQKKFFQQRCELGRIGRRNMNRRLNLDIPQNNTFLLPRDILAAADHLIGLKFGMGTLDDMNHLKNKRIRSVADLLQDQFGLSLVRLENVVRGTICGAIRHKLIPTPQNLVNSTPLTTTYESFFGLHPLSQVLDRTNPLTQIVHGRKLSYLGPGGLTGRTASFRIRDIHPSHYGRICPIDTSEGINVGLIGSLAIHARMGHWGSLESPFYEISERSTGLRLLYLSPGRDEYYMLAAGNSLALNQDIQEEQVVPARYRQEFLTIAWERVHLRSIFPFQYFSIGASLIPFIEHNDANRALMSSNMQRQAVPLSRSEKCIVGTGLERQAALDSGALALAERGGKIVYIDTDKILFSGNGDTLSIPLVMYQRSNKNTCMHQKPRVQRGKCIKKGQILADGAATVGGELALGKNVLVAYMPWEGYNFEDAVLISERLVYEDIYTSFHIRKYEIQTHVTSQGPERITKEIPHLEAHLLRNLDKNGIVMLGSWVETGDILVGKLTPQMVKESSYAPEDRLLRAILGIQVSTSKETCLKLPIGGRGRVIDVRWIQKRGGSSYNPETIRVYISQKREIKVGDKVAGRHGNKGIISKILPRQDMPYLQDGRPVDMVFNPLGVPSRMNVGQIFECSLGLAGDLLDRHYRIAPFDERYEQEASRKLVFSELYEASKQTANPWVFEPEYPGKSRIFDGRTGNPFEQPVIIGKPYILKLIHQVDDKIHGRSSGHYALVTQQPLRGRAKQGGQRVGEMEVWALEGFGVAHILQEMLTYKSDHIRARQEVLGTTIVGGTIPNPEDAPESFRLLVRELRSLALELNHFLVSEKNFQINRKEA; from the coding sequence ATGCTCGGGGATGCAAATGAGGCAATGTCTACAATACCTGGATTTAATCAGATCCAATTTGAAGGATTTTGTAGGTTCATTGATCAGGGTTTGACAGAAGAACTTTATAAGTTTCCAAAAATTGAAGATACAGATCATGAAATCGAATTTCAATTATTTGTGGAAAGATATCAATTGGTAGAACCGTTGATAAAGGAAAGAAATGCTGTGTATGAATCACTCACATATTCTTCTGAATTATATGTATCCGCGGGATTAATTTGGAAAACCAGTAGAGATATGCAAGAACAAACTATTTTGATTGGAAACATTCCTCTAATGAATTCCCTAGGAACTTCTATAGTAAATGGAATATATAGAATTGTGATCAATCAAATACTGCAAAGCCCCGGTATTTATTATCGGTCAGAATTGGACCATAACGGAATTTCGGTCTATACCGGCACCATAATATCAGATTGGGGAGGAAGATCAGAATTAGAGATTGATAGAAAAGCAAGGATATGGGCTCGCGTGAGTAGGAAACAAAAAATCTCTATTCTAGTTCTATCATCAGCTATGGGTTCGAATCTAAGAGAAATTCTAGACAATGTTTATTATCCTGAAATTTTTTTGTCTTTTCTGAATGATAAGGAGAGAAAAAAAATTGGATCAAAAGAAAATGCCATTTTGGAGTTTTATCAACAATTTGCTTGCGTAGGTGGGGATCCGGTATTTTCTGAATCCTTATGTAAGGAATTACAAAAGAAGTTCTTTCAACAAAGATGTGAATTAGGAAGGATTGGTCGACGAAATATGAACCGAAGACTGAACCTTGATATACCCCAGAACAATACATTTTTGTTACCACGAGACATATTGGCGGCTGCTGATCATTTGATTGGACTAAAATTTGGAATGGGTACACTTGACGATATGAATCATTTGAAAAATAAGCGCATTCGTTCTGTAGCGGATCTTTTACAAGATCAATTCGGATTGTCTCTGGTTCGTTTAGAAAATGTGGTTCGAGGAACTATATGTGGAGCAATTCGGCATAAATTGATACCGACTCCTCAGAATTTGGTAAATTCAACTCCATTAACAACCACTTATGAATCTTTTTTTGGTTTACACCCCTTATCTCAAGTTTTAGATCGAACTAATCCATTGACACAAATAGTTCATGGGAGAAAATTGAGTTATTTAGGTCCTGGAGGACTAACAGGGCGAACTGCTAGTTTTCGGATCCGAGATATCCATCCTAGTCACTATGGTCGTATTTGCCCAATTGACACATCTGAGGGAATCAATGTTGGACTTATTGGATCCTTAGCAATTCATGCGAGGATGGGTCATTGGGGATCTCTAGAAAGCCCGTTTTATGAAATTTCGGAGAGATCAACGGGGTTACGACTGCTTTATTTATCACCAGGTAGAGATGAATACTATATGTTAGCGGCAGGAAATTCTTTGGCGTTGAATCAGGATATTCAGGAAGAACAGGTTGTTCCAGCTCGATACCGTCAAGAATTCCTGACTATTGCATGGGAACGGGTTCATCTTCGAAGTATTTTTCCCTTCCAATATTTTTCTATTGGAGCTTCCCTCATTCCTTTTATTGAACATAATGATGCGAATAGGGCTTTAATGAGTTCTAATATGCAACGTCAGGCAGTTCCGCTTTCTCGGTCCGAGAAATGCATTGTTGGAACTGGGTTGGAACGACAGGCGGCTCTAGATTCAGGGGCTCTTGCTCTAGCCGAACGTGGGGGAAAGATCGTTTATATAGATACTGACAAGATCCTTTTCTCAGGGAATGGAGATACTCTAAGCATTCCATTAGTTATGTATCAACGTTCCAACAAAAATACTTGTATGCATCAAAAACCCCGGGTTCAGCGGGGTAAATGCATTAAAAAGGGACAAATTTTAGCAGATGGTGCTGCTACGGTTGGTGGCGAACTTGCTTTGGGGAAAAACGTATTAGTAGCTTATATGCCATGGGAAGGTTACAATTTTGAAGATGCAGTACTCATTAGTGAGCGTTTGGTATATGAAGATATTTATACTTCTTTTCACATACGGAAATATGAGATTCAGACCCATGTGACAAGCCAAGGCCCTGAAAGGATCACTAAGGAAATACCACATTTAGAAGCCCATTTACTTCGCAATTTAGACAAAAATGGAATTGTGATGTTGGGATCTTGGGTAGAGACGGGTGATATTTTAGTAGGTAAATTAACGCCCCAAATGGTGAAAGAATCATCGTATGCCCCCGAAGATAGATTGTTACGAGCCATACTTGGCATTCAGGTATCTACTTCAAAAGAAACTTGTTTAAAACTACCTATAGGTGGTAGGGGCCGGGTTATTGATGTGAGGTGGATCCAGAAAAGGGGAGGTTCTAGTTATAATCCAGAAACGATTCGTGTATATATTTCACAGAAACGTGAAATCAAAGTAGGCGATAAAGTAGCTGGAAGACACGGAAATAAAGGTATCATTTCCAAAATTTTGCCTAGACAAGATATGCCTTATCTGCAAGATGGAAGACCTGTTGATATGGTCTTCAACCCATTAGGGGTACCTTCACGAATGAATGTAGGACAGATATTTGAATGTTCGCTCGGGTTAGCAGGGGATTTGCTAGACAGACATTATCGAATAGCGCCTTTTGATGAGAGATATGAACAAGAAGCTTCCAGAAAACTAGTGTTTTCTGAATTATATGAAGCCAGTAAACAAACAGCGAATCCGTGGGTATTTGAACCCGAGTATCCAGGAAAAAGCAGAATATTTGATGGAAGGACGGGGAATCCTTTTGAACAACCCGTTATAATAGGAAAGCCTTATATCTTGAAATTAATTCATCAAGTTGATGATAAAATCCATGGACGTTCCAGTGGACATTATGCGCTTGTTACACAACAACCCCTTAGGGGAAGGGCAAAACAAGGGGGACAACGAGTAGGAGAAATGGAGGTTTGGGCTCTAGAAGGATTTGGTGTTGCTCATATTTTACAAGAGATGCTTACTTATAAATCTGATCATATTAGAGCGCGCCAAGAAGTACTTGGTACTACGATCGTTGGAGGAACAATACCTAATCCTGAGGATGCTCCAGAATCGTTTCGATTGCTCGTTCGAGAACTACGATCTTTAGCTCTGGAACTGAATCATTTCCTTGTATCTGAGAAAAACTTCCAGATTAATAGGAAGGAAGCTTAA